The following proteins come from a genomic window of Corallococcus sp. NCRR:
- a CDS encoding spore germination protein GerW family protein, translating into MDIIDLIDRTRDSISARSVFGQPIQQGDVTVIPVARVRGGGGGGGGEGPVPEGNAKEGTGRGEGTGFGLSARPAGAFVIRGDRVSWLPVVEPARIILGLQLLAGIALLSRAAASRGRRGSRHGRTAIRF; encoded by the coding sequence ATGGACATCATCGACCTCATTGACCGGACCCGCGACAGCATCTCCGCGCGCAGCGTCTTCGGCCAACCCATCCAGCAGGGGGACGTCACCGTGATTCCCGTCGCGCGCGTGAGGGGCGGTGGGGGCGGCGGTGGAGGCGAGGGCCCGGTTCCCGAGGGTAACGCGAAGGAAGGCACGGGCCGTGGGGAGGGCACGGGCTTCGGGCTGAGCGCGCGCCCGGCGGGCGCCTTCGTCATCCGCGGAGACAGGGTGTCATGGCTGCCTGTCGTGGAGCCCGCTCGCATCATTCTCGGCCTGCAGCTCCTGGCTGGCATCGCCCTGCTCAGTCGGGCCGCGGCATCTCGGGGACGCCGCGGCTCGCGTCACGGACGTACAGCCATTCGCTTCTAG
- a CDS encoding NACHT domain-containing protein, translating into MLLPQYGLVGVAIEGFSADDEVSKDATEIADAVLYYGRQASFVQATRVVVVQVKYSKAAELKPFRVADAKKTIEKFANTYRAHLRKHGVTKTRAKLRFELVTNRPILAELEHAVQKLAAGTAPSGAAAAQAKQFQAAARLHGKELVEFARRIQFTGLTGDLQASKRDLAAALSDWTAARDSQARLWLNEIRQLARDKASLASEQRNVISRTDLLAAFEIGHEDDLLPCPTSFPDVGAVVAREQLADTATMIPALDRPLMIHADGGVGKTVFLCSLARQLESAHEVVLFDCFGMGQYRAPSDARHLPGRGLLHIVNRLACRGLCDPLLPGTYNDNDLIRTVRSRLTQAAETGARSTRDRQLILLLDAIDNAGEHASAQDETSFPLLLLRELATAGRIAGMQLVVSARSHRRAAATGGVDCSELELLPFSIEESREFLRPRVNRLTEARLLVAQSRSRGNGRILEHLAKEGADLLAQSEVNKVIHLDDLLRKKIQDALRDAEKQGYRDGTIHAFLGGLATLPPPVPIQEFAEANGLSEGAANSFASDLADLLEHTKHGIMFRDEPTETLIRETYGADKAALRALAKNLLAMQERSLYAATTLPDLLKQLGDGDQLFDLAFDPRMPTSIASAAGKQAIRQARLRAAVAFAATHDDSDRLVPLLVELSTLAAINQRGTTYLLDHPDLTVAMDDIHALRRMFEARTAWPGSRHARLAIAHVLAGDMADAHRHAQRLVEWRNHYFEQAEDPRFQQERPTAIDMAAIPLCLLARGDGKGAARELNGWRDWYAYEVAVQCFALTRAGAAKGLISPQAVRELLTPTLAKPSVLAAAVAYADGDEDLQRELISDLAARGETVDCGEAHHRPQERPILMGMLRAATVAAVRGLYAESSAIAASISLPTPALYTFMAQYSFGDVYPYVAIQVLKALAQSRAPEERDLLPAELAKISASLPPSLNGQPYRDALKQALQASVKKGTEADSAESLSYETKSSAERFLDGRLSSLLRIATAFTHAVKPSSSQAAGRLKPLIEVWCELRVQNDYYSGGTAAQRQHDAIGERLITLALAVNPDFAAEEITQFVETVSAPGVTTAGTLVEIAEILAARARHHVLAGQTAIKARQAIEREDDVVQRATLFAHLARAMGRASGSEASSYFLQGLEQMDAIGSGDWEFVSELMHFSRTLQGTGLPDADSHTLSNICDLNLGEAHKFDWASYGAALAKTSGVKGMARLTRWEDRDRISLEYTLLPYLKPLLDNHQIDPTIALTMLRVSNPVELWSCGTEQFVEALEARGASPAIVTELIEQYQHNNPSTFGSQAPRALAQWASRVLGEESAHAANLSAAAASIDATTHDYNELNNWRPSSPSVDPEEQEAVAEARAAVVAALAHNTNPLDELSLAYAIDALEGETGWGRPDVKLLELLRAKVLFADWPRYIELIARQPSLDLYAKAHELEACQEAWSAASAAVPKALAAAADWIVRENADDFVPSGYLSTWQLKRMTKLTGVDEHALTLALLHQYSRPGTDVPAAVWLSFAAAFNTNSAPGVGQAALTRLLASGAAKLAALVADGAWNERLYPPDDSLQVTAGLIWFALGSGHAERRWMAAHSLRTAVRLGRSDVLNAVVARFDERDAGAFGAPELPFYYLHAQLWLLIALARIAMEAPQAVAAHRAFLERTALDTADPHVLRQHFARAALLACQDTGQVQLPPVLRKSLVQVNRSPFALQVTQGYNGGSVYESRPADRPTPEPELHFEYDFDKSDVSQLSALFDRTLWDTHDAMTAWVRQHDRHITHMHELGGRSGHRREGRGAITDQHHTYGEQLCWHALHAVAGQFLPQHPVTRRRYDNGNPWHAWIRGRVLTRADGLWLADGTEWQPVVTRVTLRELAEDGVGMTADPAKLRSLLGIEANVGEWLVIDGNWHSVEGIEIEIQSALIPSAKADQAAVELAREAPFRAHLPYTLEEDNSSLSQHPFVPWIVHSHAEGGIDEADALGVLGAAQRARPSDDIIAFGALQPADEFGSRWIEASGVQVVRVEAWCQLPDHGEGRRMTGARMCCRSAFVRKVLTAQQADLILLIKLTRTDSGGASRLTRFWHTTAVVRVGADLSMTTYPGCANALHKARY; encoded by the coding sequence ATGCTGCTGCCCCAGTACGGCTTGGTGGGCGTCGCCATCGAAGGTTTCTCCGCCGACGATGAAGTGTCCAAGGACGCCACCGAAATCGCAGACGCCGTCTTGTACTACGGTCGACAGGCGTCCTTTGTGCAAGCGACCCGGGTCGTCGTCGTCCAAGTGAAGTATTCGAAGGCGGCCGAACTCAAGCCCTTTCGCGTCGCGGATGCCAAGAAGACCATCGAGAAGTTTGCGAACACCTACCGCGCTCACCTTCGCAAGCATGGTGTCACCAAAACTCGCGCAAAGCTTCGCTTCGAGCTGGTCACCAATCGCCCGATTCTGGCCGAACTCGAACACGCGGTGCAGAAGCTGGCGGCGGGCACCGCACCGAGCGGAGCCGCTGCCGCCCAGGCCAAGCAGTTCCAGGCGGCGGCACGCCTCCACGGAAAGGAGTTGGTCGAGTTCGCCCGTCGGATCCAGTTCACCGGTTTGACCGGCGATCTGCAAGCGAGCAAGCGCGACTTGGCGGCGGCTCTGTCCGACTGGACGGCCGCGCGAGATTCCCAGGCACGCCTGTGGCTCAACGAGATCCGCCAACTGGCCCGCGACAAGGCCAGCCTCGCGAGCGAACAACGCAATGTCATTTCGCGTACTGATTTATTGGCGGCGTTTGAGATCGGTCACGAGGACGACCTGCTGCCGTGTCCAACGAGCTTCCCAGACGTAGGGGCGGTCGTGGCCCGTGAACAGTTGGCGGACACGGCAACGATGATCCCAGCCCTAGATCGGCCGCTGATGATCCACGCCGATGGCGGCGTGGGCAAGACGGTCTTCCTCTGTTCTCTCGCGCGCCAGCTCGAGTCCGCGCACGAGGTCGTGTTGTTCGATTGCTTTGGCATGGGTCAGTATCGGGCGCCGAGCGACGCGCGGCACCTGCCAGGGCGTGGCCTGCTGCACATTGTCAATCGGCTGGCGTGCCGCGGTTTGTGCGATCCTCTGCTCCCCGGGACCTACAACGACAATGACCTCATCCGGACGGTGCGCTCGCGATTAACTCAGGCGGCGGAGACCGGCGCCCGCAGCACCCGGGACCGCCAACTTATCCTGCTGCTTGATGCGATCGATAACGCTGGGGAGCACGCCTCGGCGCAAGACGAAACCTCGTTCCCGCTCCTGTTGCTGCGCGAACTGGCCACGGCCGGACGCATTGCCGGCATGCAGCTGGTGGTCAGCGCGCGCAGCCATCGCCGGGCCGCTGCGACGGGCGGCGTTGACTGCTCCGAACTGGAGCTGCTGCCCTTCAGCATCGAGGAGTCCCGCGAGTTCTTGCGCCCGCGGGTGAATCGGTTGACGGAAGCCCGCTTGCTGGTGGCCCAGTCGCGTTCGCGAGGCAATGGACGCATCCTTGAACATCTGGCCAAGGAAGGCGCCGACTTGCTCGCACAGTCCGAAGTCAACAAGGTCATTCATCTCGATGACCTGCTGCGAAAGAAAATTCAGGACGCCTTGCGCGATGCGGAAAAGCAAGGCTACCGCGACGGCACGATCCACGCGTTCCTAGGGGGCTTGGCGACCTTACCACCCCCGGTGCCGATTCAGGAGTTCGCCGAGGCCAATGGCCTGTCTGAGGGCGCGGCCAACAGTTTTGCCTCCGACCTGGCCGACCTACTGGAGCACACCAAGCACGGGATCATGTTCCGCGACGAGCCGACTGAAACGCTGATTCGTGAAACCTACGGGGCCGACAAGGCCGCGCTGCGCGCGTTGGCGAAGAACCTGCTGGCTATGCAGGAGCGCTCGCTGTACGCCGCGACGACCTTGCCCGACCTGCTCAAGCAGTTGGGCGATGGCGACCAACTGTTCGACTTGGCCTTCGATCCGCGCATGCCGACCTCGATCGCCAGTGCGGCAGGAAAGCAGGCGATCCGGCAGGCGCGGCTGCGCGCTGCTGTCGCGTTTGCAGCCACCCACGATGACAGCGACCGGCTGGTGCCGCTGCTGGTGGAGTTGTCGACCCTTGCCGCGATCAATCAACGGGGCACGACCTATTTGCTCGATCATCCCGACTTGACTGTGGCCATGGACGATATCCACGCGCTGCGCCGGATGTTCGAAGCACGCACCGCTTGGCCGGGGTCACGCCATGCGCGTCTAGCGATCGCGCACGTGCTGGCTGGTGACATGGCCGATGCGCACCGGCATGCCCAGCGACTGGTCGAGTGGCGGAATCACTACTTCGAGCAGGCCGAAGACCCTCGCTTCCAGCAAGAGCGTCCCACGGCCATTGACATGGCCGCCATTCCCTTATGCTTGCTAGCGCGCGGGGATGGTAAGGGCGCCGCTCGCGAACTGAACGGATGGCGAGATTGGTACGCCTACGAGGTCGCGGTGCAGTGCTTTGCACTCACGCGCGCAGGCGCAGCGAAAGGGCTTATCTCTCCACAGGCCGTTCGCGAGCTGCTGACGCCTACGCTCGCCAAGCCCAGCGTGCTGGCTGCCGCCGTGGCCTACGCCGACGGGGATGAAGATCTGCAGCGCGAGCTGATTTCCGATCTTGCGGCTCGCGGCGAGACAGTGGATTGCGGCGAGGCGCACCATCGACCTCAGGAGCGCCCGATCCTCATGGGCATGCTTCGGGCCGCCACGGTGGCCGCAGTGCGCGGTCTGTACGCCGAGTCGAGCGCGATCGCGGCCTCGATCAGCCTGCCGACGCCGGCGCTGTACACGTTCATGGCTCAATATTCGTTCGGTGACGTCTATCCGTACGTGGCGATCCAGGTCCTTAAGGCCCTGGCGCAAAGCCGGGCACCCGAAGAGCGCGATCTGCTGCCGGCCGAACTGGCGAAGATTAGTGCGTCCCTGCCGCCAAGCCTTAACGGTCAGCCCTACCGCGATGCGCTCAAACAGGCCCTGCAGGCGAGCGTGAAGAAGGGTACCGAGGCCGATTCAGCCGAGTCACTAAGTTACGAGACCAAATCCTCCGCTGAGCGATTTCTCGACGGCCGCCTGTCCTCCTTGCTGCGCATCGCAACCGCCTTCACCCACGCGGTAAAGCCGAGCTCTAGCCAGGCGGCAGGGCGGCTCAAGCCCCTCATCGAGGTCTGGTGTGAACTGCGCGTCCAGAACGACTACTACTCCGGAGGCACCGCAGCACAACGTCAGCACGATGCGATCGGCGAGCGCCTAATCACTCTCGCGCTCGCGGTCAATCCGGACTTCGCGGCCGAGGAGATCACTCAGTTCGTCGAAACGGTGAGCGCGCCCGGTGTCACCACCGCAGGCACCCTTGTTGAAATTGCCGAAATTCTGGCCGCACGCGCTCGCCACCACGTGCTGGCCGGTCAGACGGCGATCAAGGCGCGCCAAGCGATCGAGCGCGAGGACGATGTGGTACAGCGGGCGACGCTATTTGCCCACTTGGCCCGGGCGATGGGTCGTGCCAGCGGGAGCGAGGCCAGCTCCTACTTCTTGCAGGGCCTAGAGCAGATGGATGCAATTGGTTCGGGCGACTGGGAGTTCGTCAGCGAGTTGATGCATTTTTCCCGCACATTACAGGGCACTGGGCTTCCCGACGCAGACAGCCACACGCTCTCAAACATCTGCGACCTAAACCTGGGGGAAGCCCACAAGTTCGATTGGGCTAGCTACGGGGCGGCTCTGGCCAAAACCTCGGGGGTAAAGGGCATGGCCCGTCTGACCCGGTGGGAAGACCGCGATCGCATCTCACTCGAATATACGCTGCTTCCGTACTTGAAGCCGCTGCTGGACAACCATCAGATCGATCCGACGATCGCGCTGACGATGTTGCGAGTATCCAACCCGGTCGAACTGTGGTCCTGTGGCACCGAGCAGTTCGTCGAGGCGCTGGAGGCACGCGGCGCCTCGCCGGCCATCGTCACAGAGCTGATCGAACAGTACCAACACAACAATCCCTCGACGTTCGGCTCTCAAGCCCCACGAGCGCTGGCGCAGTGGGCTTCGCGCGTGTTGGGCGAAGAGTCGGCGCACGCCGCCAATCTTTCGGCGGCTGCGGCGTCGATCGATGCGACGACCCACGACTACAACGAACTCAACAACTGGCGGCCGTCTTCGCCCAGCGTCGACCCGGAGGAGCAAGAGGCCGTCGCGGAGGCCAGGGCGGCCGTAGTCGCCGCCTTGGCGCACAACACCAACCCTCTGGACGAACTGTCCCTGGCCTATGCCATTGATGCGCTGGAGGGCGAGACTGGCTGGGGACGTCCCGACGTCAAGCTATTGGAATTGTTACGCGCCAAGGTCTTGTTCGCGGATTGGCCTCGCTATATCGAACTCATCGCGCGCCAACCCTCCCTCGATCTTTACGCAAAGGCGCACGAACTTGAGGCCTGCCAAGAGGCTTGGTCGGCTGCGTCGGCGGCCGTGCCCAAAGCCCTTGCTGCTGCCGCAGACTGGATTGTGCGCGAGAATGCAGATGACTTCGTGCCCTCCGGATACTTGTCAACTTGGCAGCTTAAGCGCATGACCAAGCTCACCGGCGTGGATGAGCACGCGCTTACACTCGCGTTGCTGCACCAGTATTCCAGGCCGGGCACCGACGTGCCAGCGGCGGTGTGGCTGAGTTTCGCGGCAGCCTTCAACACTAACTCCGCCCCCGGTGTCGGGCAGGCGGCGTTGACCCGATTACTCGCCAGTGGTGCGGCGAAGCTCGCGGCATTAGTGGCGGACGGGGCGTGGAACGAACGGCTTTATCCCCCGGACGATTCGCTGCAGGTGACCGCAGGCCTGATTTGGTTTGCCCTGGGCTCGGGGCACGCTGAGCGCCGTTGGATGGCCGCGCACAGCCTGCGCACTGCAGTGCGCCTGGGCCGCTCCGATGTGCTCAATGCCGTCGTAGCCCGGTTTGATGAGCGCGACGCTGGCGCGTTTGGCGCACCCGAATTGCCATTCTATTACCTCCACGCGCAACTGTGGCTGCTGATCGCCTTGGCCCGCATCGCGATGGAGGCGCCACAGGCTGTCGCTGCGCATCGCGCTTTCCTTGAACGCACGGCCCTCGATACCGCCGATCCGCACGTGCTCCGGCAGCACTTCGCGAGGGCGGCACTGCTCGCTTGCCAAGACACGGGACAGGTGCAATTGCCGCCGGTCTTGCGCAAGTCCTTAGTGCAGGTCAATCGATCCCCGTTCGCGCTGCAGGTCACCCAAGGGTATAACGGCGGGTCAGTCTACGAATCGCGCCCGGCGGACCGGCCGACGCCCGAGCCGGAACTGCACTTCGAATACGACTTCGACAAATCCGATGTGTCCCAGTTGAGCGCGCTGTTTGATCGCACACTGTGGGACACGCACGATGCGATGACGGCGTGGGTACGGCAGCACGACCGCCACATCACCCACATGCACGAGTTGGGCGGACGCTCCGGCCACCGCCGTGAGGGTCGGGGAGCGATCACCGACCAACACCATACCTATGGGGAGCAACTGTGCTGGCACGCTCTACATGCAGTGGCCGGACAATTCCTGCCCCAGCATCCGGTCACGCGACGGCGCTACGACAACGGAAACCCGTGGCATGCGTGGATCCGGGGGCGGGTACTGACCCGCGCCGATGGGCTGTGGCTCGCCGATGGCACCGAGTGGCAGCCAGTGGTTACCCGCGTCACCCTGCGGGAACTGGCTGAGGACGGAGTGGGCATGACGGCCGATCCGGCGAAACTGCGTTCCTTGCTCGGGATCGAGGCCAATGTCGGCGAGTGGCTGGTCATCGACGGCAATTGGCACTCGGTGGAAGGTATCGAAATCGAAATTCAGTCCGCCCTCATTCCTTCCGCGAAAGCCGATCAGGCCGCAGTGGAGTTGGCACGGGAGGCCCCCTTCCGAGCGCACCTTCCGTATACACTCGAAGAGGACAACTCGAGCCTGTCGCAACATCCGTTCGTGCCGTGGATTGTGCACTCCCACGCCGAAGGCGGCATCGACGAGGCGGACGCGCTGGGCGTGCTCGGCGCGGCCCAGCGTGCGCGCCCATCGGACGACATAATCGCCTTTGGCGCGCTGCAGCCCGCCGATGAGTTCGGTAGCCGTTGGATCGAAGCGTCAGGCGTGCAGGTCGTGCGAGTCGAGGCATGGTGCCAGCTTCCCGATCATGGTGAAGGTAGGCGCATGACCGGTGCCCGCATGTGCTGTCGATCGGCTTTTGTCCGCAAGGTGCTGACCGCGCAGCAGGCGGACCTGATACTCCTAATCAAGCTCACGCGCACTGACTCTGGCGGCGCCAGTCGCTTGACGCGATTTTGGCACACGACCGCAGTGGTTCGGGTGGGGGCAGACTTGTCGATGACTACGTATCCAGGCTGCGCCAACGCGCTTCACAAGGCGCGCTACTGA
- the hrpA gene encoding ATP-dependent RNA helicase HrpA translates to MSGESPVPSPGGLPTLRFPPELPISSRVEDITAAISAHQVVIVAGATGSGKTTQLPKILLAMGRGRPRQIGVTQPRRIAATSVAARVAREIGTELGTDVGYQIRFEDRSTRQTAVKFMTDGVLLAQIHGDPLLKRYDTIVLDEAHERSLTIDFLLGWLKRILPRRPDLKVVVSSATIETERFSQFFGGAPVIQVEGRTFPVDVLYEPPAEDSELADAVADSVANVISLDPNGDVLVFLPGEREIREAENALNARELRGTVVQPLYARLSASEQSRVFATIPQRRVILATNVAETSVTIPGIVYVVDTGVARLSRYEPRSGTTRLHIEPVSQASADQRKGRCGRVREGICVRLYDEVSFTTRPAFTDPEIKRTGLAGVILRMKSLGLGDLEDFPFLDPPQSRAIAEGWRVLEELGAIEGKERTLTPLGHQLSRFPVDPRIARMILAGAEYGCLEEVLIVAAALNLQDPRERPRELAQKADESHRRFRDEHSDFAGLLKLWAFVREAEERGTSHLRRVCRDNFLSFLRVREWRDVQRQLEETVRELRLPRKGRGAPARGDMLHQALLTGLLSRIGQWNPEQRHYTGAKQTRFMVHPSSALSKKPPAWVMAFELVETTQLFARTVAKLDPEWLALAAPHLLKRSHSDPHWSEKSSRAIVKESATLFGLQVFKERPVALASMDPARARLMFLEHALVRGEYRTRGAFQEKNQQVLDRVARLRDKARRSELLDSEALLTFFDQRVPADVTDGAGFEVWRRKAEAADPDVLVLSMEDALSHDPGLSPAHYPDNITLHGASVPVTYTFDPSAEDDGITVSVPLLLLAQLVPGELDWTIPGWQREKLTALLEQIPRAQRKQLGPVPELVDRLEKELVPFRGPMIPALARAVSRLCGVEVPEESFRADAVVPYLRITLRVLDERGKELAKSRDADALLEQYGGHARAALRSVAPTSDWERKGLTAWTFGELPPVVTRRVGGLEVRTYPALVDRGAAVDLTLLETSAAAEAASRTGVRRLLMLAARGHVAVSAARMPPPFPTLDGAPPARGKADAFRTLVLARGVDDAFKLAPGAPLPRTKAAFEALIREGSPRIEQAARDWANAVIVTSAELAQTLAALKAASKGQSGAAAVRDIRSQLGHLFPANLIEWIPLGRLLHYPRYLRAAQARLSRAVANPSKDAGKAAPFLPLWESFLAKGATARDQEAAQELRWAFEELRVAIFAPEVTTPVSVTVAKVSAALAALR, encoded by the coding sequence ATGTCCGGCGAATCACCCGTCCCCTCCCCCGGCGGCCTGCCCACCCTGCGCTTCCCCCCCGAGCTCCCCATCTCGAGCCGGGTGGAGGACATCACCGCGGCCATCTCCGCCCATCAGGTGGTCATCGTCGCGGGGGCCACCGGCTCGGGGAAGACGACGCAGCTGCCGAAGATTTTGCTCGCCATGGGGCGCGGCCGCCCGCGCCAGATTGGCGTCACCCAGCCCCGGCGTATCGCCGCGACGAGCGTGGCGGCGCGCGTGGCACGCGAGATTGGCACGGAGCTGGGCACGGACGTCGGCTACCAGATCCGCTTCGAGGACCGCTCGACCCGGCAGACGGCCGTGAAGTTCATGACCGACGGCGTCCTGCTCGCGCAGATCCACGGCGATCCGCTCCTGAAGCGCTACGACACCATCGTGCTCGACGAGGCCCACGAGCGCAGCCTCACCATCGACTTCCTGCTCGGGTGGCTCAAGCGCATCCTCCCCAGACGCCCCGACCTCAAGGTGGTGGTGAGCTCGGCCACCATCGAGACCGAGCGCTTCTCGCAGTTCTTCGGCGGGGCTCCGGTCATCCAGGTGGAGGGCCGGACCTTTCCCGTGGATGTGCTCTACGAGCCGCCCGCCGAGGACTCCGAGCTCGCCGACGCCGTGGCCGATTCGGTGGCGAACGTCATTTCGCTCGACCCGAACGGGGACGTCCTCGTGTTCCTCCCCGGCGAGCGGGAGATCCGCGAGGCCGAGAATGCCCTCAACGCGCGCGAGCTTCGCGGCACGGTGGTGCAGCCCCTGTATGCGCGCCTGTCGGCCTCCGAGCAGTCGCGTGTCTTCGCCACCATCCCCCAGCGCCGCGTCATCCTCGCCACCAACGTCGCGGAGACGTCGGTCACCATCCCGGGCATCGTGTACGTCGTGGACACGGGGGTGGCGCGCCTGTCGCGCTATGAACCCCGCTCGGGCACCACGCGCCTGCACATCGAGCCGGTCTCCCAGGCCAGCGCCGACCAGCGCAAGGGGCGCTGCGGACGCGTGCGCGAGGGCATCTGCGTGCGCCTCTACGACGAGGTGAGCTTCACCACGCGGCCCGCCTTCACCGACCCGGAGATCAAGCGCACCGGGCTCGCGGGGGTCATCCTGCGGATGAAGTCTCTTGGCCTCGGTGACCTCGAGGACTTCCCCTTCCTCGACCCGCCCCAATCGCGGGCCATCGCCGAGGGCTGGCGGGTGCTCGAGGAGCTCGGGGCCATCGAGGGCAAGGAGCGCACCTTGACGCCGCTCGGGCACCAGCTCTCGCGCTTCCCGGTGGACCCGCGCATCGCGCGGATGATCCTCGCGGGCGCCGAGTACGGGTGCCTGGAGGAGGTTCTCATCGTCGCCGCGGCGCTCAACCTGCAGGACCCGCGCGAGCGGCCCCGGGAGCTCGCGCAGAAGGCGGACGAGTCGCACCGGCGCTTCCGCGACGAGCACTCGGACTTCGCGGGGCTGCTCAAGCTGTGGGCGTTCGTGCGCGAGGCCGAGGAACGCGGAACGTCCCATCTGCGGCGCGTGTGCCGGGACAACTTCCTGTCCTTCCTTCGGGTGCGCGAGTGGCGGGACGTCCAGCGCCAGTTGGAGGAGACCGTCCGCGAGCTGCGCCTGCCGCGCAAGGGCCGGGGCGCCCCGGCGCGAGGGGACATGCTGCACCAGGCGCTCCTCACCGGGCTCCTGTCCCGCATCGGCCAGTGGAATCCGGAGCAGCGCCACTACACGGGCGCGAAGCAGACGCGCTTCATGGTCCACCCCTCGTCGGCGCTCTCGAAGAAGCCCCCTGCCTGGGTGATGGCGTTCGAGCTCGTGGAGACGACCCAGCTGTTCGCGCGCACCGTGGCGAAGCTCGACCCGGAGTGGCTCGCCCTGGCGGCCCCCCACCTGCTCAAGCGCAGCCACTCCGACCCACACTGGTCGGAGAAGTCCTCGCGCGCCATCGTGAAGGAGAGCGCGACCCTCTTCGGGCTTCAGGTCTTCAAGGAGCGCCCCGTGGCCCTGGCCAGCATGGATCCCGCCCGGGCGCGGCTGATGTTCCTCGAGCACGCCCTGGTGCGCGGCGAGTACCGCACCCGGGGGGCATTCCAGGAGAAGAACCAACAGGTGCTCGATCGCGTGGCGCGCCTGCGGGACAAGGCCCGGCGCAGCGAGCTGCTCGACAGCGAGGCGCTGCTGACGTTCTTCGACCAGCGCGTCCCGGCGGACGTGACGGACGGAGCAGGCTTCGAGGTCTGGCGCCGCAAGGCCGAGGCGGCCGACCCCGACGTGCTCGTCCTCTCGATGGAGGACGCCCTCTCGCACGACCCGGGCCTGTCCCCGGCGCACTATCCGGACAACATCACCCTGCATGGCGCGTCCGTGCCGGTGACGTACACCTTCGACCCTTCGGCAGAGGACGACGGCATCACCGTGAGCGTGCCGCTGCTGCTGCTCGCCCAGCTGGTCCCGGGTGAACTCGATTGGACCATCCCCGGGTGGCAGCGGGAGAAGCTCACCGCCCTGCTTGAGCAGATCCCCCGCGCCCAGCGAAAGCAGCTGGGGCCGGTGCCGGAGCTGGTCGACCGTCTCGAGAAGGAACTGGTGCCCTTCCGCGGGCCGATGATTCCAGCGCTCGCGCGTGCGGTGTCCCGGCTGTGCGGCGTGGAAGTGCCCGAGGAGTCCTTCCGGGCGGACGCCGTGGTGCCGTACCTGCGCATCACGCTCCGGGTGCTCGACGAGCGGGGGAAGGAGCTCGCGAAGAGCCGCGACGCCGACGCGCTGCTCGAACAGTACGGTGGCCATGCACGCGCGGCGCTGCGCAGCGTGGCGCCGACTTCGGACTGGGAGCGAAAGGGGCTGACAGCCTGGACCTTCGGAGAGCTGCCCCCCGTGGTCACCCGGCGGGTGGGCGGGCTGGAGGTCCGCACCTACCCCGCGCTCGTGGACCGGGGCGCGGCCGTGGACCTGACGCTGCTCGAGACCTCCGCCGCCGCCGAAGCGGCCTCGCGCACGGGGGTCCGCCGGCTCCTGATGCTCGCCGCGCGCGGACACGTGGCCGTCAGCGCCGCGCGCATGCCGCCGCCCTTCCCGACCCTGGACGGCGCGCCGCCCGCGAGGGGCAAGGCCGACGCCTTCCGGACGCTCGTCCTCGCACGCGGCGTCGATGATGCGTTCAAGCTCGCACCGGGTGCGCCGCTTCCCCGCACGAAGGCGGCCTTCGAGGCGCTGATCCGTGAGGGCTCACCGCGCATCGAGCAGGCGGCCCGGGACTGGGCGAACGCCGTCATTGTCACCTCCGCGGAGCTCGCTCAGACACTCGCGGCCCTCAAGGCAGCCTCCAAGGGGCAGAGCGGCGCGGCGGCCGTGCGGGACATCCGCTCGCAGCTCGGGCACCTGTTCCCCGCGAACCTCATCGAGTGGATTCCGCTCGGGCGACTGCTGCACTACCCACGCTACCTCCGCGCGGCCCAGGCACGGCTGTCGCGCGCGGTAGCGAACCCCAGCAAGGACGCGGGAAAGGCCGCGCCCTTCCTCCCCCTGTGGGAGTCCTTCCTCGCCAAGGGCGCCACCGCGCGTGACCAGGAGGCGGCGCAGGAGTTGCGGTGGGCGTTCGAGGAGCTGCGCGTGGCCATCTTCGCTCCGGAGGTCACGACGCCCGTGTCGGTGACGGTGGCGAAGGTCAGCGCGGCCCTCGCGGCGCTGCGCTAG